Proteins co-encoded in one Gadus morhua chromosome 6, gadMor3.0, whole genome shotgun sequence genomic window:
- the myo1eb gene encoding myosin IEb: MGSKEKYHWQTQNVKVSGVDDMVLLSKINEDAITDNLKKRYMDDYIFTYIGSVLISVNPFKQLPYFTDREVELYQGAAQYENPPHIYALADNMYRNMMIDTENQCVIISGESGAGKTVAAKYIMSYVSKVSGGGAKVQHVKDIILQSNPLLEAFGNAKTVRNNNSSRFGKYFEIQFSRGGEPDGGKISNFLLEKSRVVSQNQGERSFHIYYQLLDGASKEQRENLGVTTADYYFYLNQSATFTVEDVSDKKDFAETMEAMAVIGLTDLEQEAVLQLVAAVLHLGNISFREENNYAMVESEDFLAFPSYLLGISQEGLCSKLTSRNMDSKWGGKTESIAVTLNTEQASFSRDALSKALYSRLFDFLVDAINKAIQKDHDEFNMGVLDIYGFEIFQINGFEQFCINFVNEKLQQIFIELTLKAEQEEYVQEGIRWTPIDYFNNKVVCDLIESKLNPPGIMSILDDVCATMHAKGEGADMTLLQKLQGGIGSNQHFSSWNKGFIVHHYAGKVSYDVNGFCERNRDVLFNDIIELMQSSEFAFIKNLFPENLEAEKRGRPSTVSTKIKKQANNLVQTLMKCTPHYIRCIKPNETKRARDWEESRVRHQVEYLGLRENIRVRRAGYAYRRAFAKFLQRYAILTKESWPEWRGEQRQGVLHLLSSVHMDQDQYQLGQTKVFVKAPESLFLLEEMRERKFNGYARVIQKAWRKHIAVRKNVKMREEASDVLLNKKERRRNSLNRNFVGDYIGLDNHPEVRQFVGRRERIDFADAVVKYDRRFRTVKRDLILTPKFLYLVGKEKVKQGPEKGQIQEVLKRKIELEKIQSLSLSTMQDDFFIVHEEQYDSVLESNFKTEFISLLVKRYEENGQRKLPLKFNNMLEFKVKKGGWGPFGGAGSRQVHFQVGGGDEVVLKPSGKVLNVSIGPGLPKSSRPTRRDNRKSRYLGNQPPAARQHPADSRSAPQSGRGGGRGQRAGSLMRQQSSMEQPTLPRLQGGQRSAQRAPRQQDPRQQDMGFMGVPDQGVAGLERRRSKEVKPLPGSGRPKPAPKPRPRTPHCKALYAYDAQDTDELSFNADDVIEILTEDVSGWWFGRLRGKEGMFPGNYVEKI; the protein is encoded by the exons ATG gggagTAAGGAGAAGTACCACTGGCAGACCCAGAATGTGAAGGTGAGCGGCGTGGACGACATGGTCCTGCTCTCCAAGATCAACGAGGACGCCATCACGGACAACCTGAAGAAGCGCTACATGGACGACTACATCTTC ACCTACATCGGCTCGGTCCTGATCTCAGTGAACCCCTTCAAACAGCTGCCCTACTTCACCGACCGCGAGGTGGAGCTGTACCAGGGGGCT gcccAGTACGAAAACCCCCCCCACATCTACGCCCTGGCAGACAACATGTACCGCAACATGATGATCGATACCGAGAACCAGTGTGTCATCATCAG CGGGGAGAGTGGAGCGGGGAAGACGGTCGCGGCCAAGTACATCATGAGCTACGTCTCCAAGGTGTCCGGGGGCGGAGCCAAGGTCCAG CATGTCAAAGACATCATCCTGCAGTCCAACCCTCTGCTGGAGGCCTTCGGGAACGCCAAGACCGTCCGGAACAACAACTCCAGTCGCTTT gGGAAGTACTTTGAGATCCAGTTCAGTCGTGGAGGAGAACCGGACGGAGGGAAGATCTCCAACTTCCTGTTGGAGAAGTCGAGGGTGGTGTCGCAGAACCAGGGAGAACGCAGCTTCCACATCTACTACCAG cTGCTGGACGGGGCCAGcaaggagcagagggagaaccTCGGGGTCACCACCGCCGACTACTACTTCTACCTCAACCAATCGGCTACCTTCACCGTGGAGGACGTCAGCGACAAGAAGGACTTCGCCGAGaccatg GAGGCCATGGCTGTGATTGGCCTGACGGACCTGGAGCAGGAGGCGGTCCTCCAGCTGGTGGCGGCCGTCCTCCACCTGGGGAACATCTCCTTCAGGGAGGAGAACAACTACGCCATGGTGGAGAGCGAGGACt tcCTGGCCTTCCCCTCCTACCTGCTGGGGATCTCCCAGGAGGGGCTGTGCAGTAAGCTGACCAGCAGGAACATGGACAGTAAGTGGGGGGGGAAGACGGAGTCCATCGCGGTGACCCTGAACACGGAGCAGGCCTCCTTCAGCCGGGACGCCCTCTCCAAGGCCCTGTACTCCCGCCTCTTCGACTTCCTGGTggac GCCATTAATAAAGCCATCCAGAAAGACCATGATGAGTTCAACATGGGCGTGTTGGACATATACGGCTTCGAGATCTTCCAG aTCAACGGCTTTGAGCAGTTCTGCATCAACTTTGTGAACGAGAAGCTGCAGCAGATCTTCATCGAGCTCACGCTCAAAGCAGAACAG GAAGAGTACGTCCAGGAGGGGATCCGCTGGACTCCCATCGACTACTTCAACAACAAGGTGGTGTGTGACCTCATCGAGTCCAAGCTG AATCCTCCTGGCATCATGAGTATCCTTGACGACGTGTGCGCCACCATGCACGCCAAGGGTGAGGGCGCCGACATGACCCTGCTGCAGAAGCTCCAGGGAGGGATCGGCTCCAACCAGCACTTCAGCAGCTGGAACAAGGGCTTCATCGTGCACCACTACGCTGGCAAG gtgtcgtACGACGTCAACGGCTTCTGCGAGCGGAACAGAGACGTCCTGTTCAACGACATCATTGAGCTGATGCAGAGCAGCGAGTT TGCGTTCATCAAGAACCTGTTCCCTGAGAACCTGGAGGCTGAGAAGAGAGGGCGTCCGAGCACCGTCAGCACCAAGATAAAG AAACAAGCCAACAACCTGGTGCAGACGCTGATGAAGTGCACGCCTCACTACATCCGCTGCATCAAGCCCAACGAGACGAAGCGCGCGCGGGACTGGGAGGAGAGCCGCGTGCGCCACCAGGTGGAGTACCTCGGCCTCCGGGAGAACATCAGGGTGCGCCGCGCCGGCTACGCCTACCGCCGCGCCTTCGCCAAGTTCctccagag gtatgCCATCCTGACCAAGGAGTCGTGGCCCGAGTGGCGGGGGGAGCAGCGTCAGGgggtcctccacctcctcagctCGGTCCACATGGACCAGGACCAGTACCAGCTGGGCCAGACCAAGGTCTTCGTCAAGGCCCCCGAGtcg CTCTTCCTCCTGGAGGAGATGCGGGAGAGGAAGTTCAACGGCTACGCCCGCGTCATCCAGAAGGCGTGGCGCAAGCACATCGCCGTCCGCAAGAACGTCAAGATGAGGGAGGAAG CCTCGGACGTCCTCCTGAACAAGAAGGAGCGCCGGAGGAACAGCCTGAACCGTAACTTCGTGGGCGACTACATCGGCCTGGACAACCACCCCGAGGTGCGGCAGTTCGTGGGGCGCCGCGAGAGGATCGACTTCGCCGACGCGGTGGTGAAGTACGACCGCCGCTTCAGG ACGGTGAAGCGCGACCTCATCCTGACCCCCAAGTTCCTGTACCTGGTGGGCAAAGAGAAGGTAAAGCAGGGCCCGGAGAAGGGTCAGATCCAGGAGGTCCTGAAGCGGAAGATCGAGCTGGAGAAGATCCAGTCGCTGTCCCTCAG CACGATGCAGGACGACTTCTTCATCGTCCACGAGGAGCAGTACGACAGCGTGCTGGAGAGCAACTTCAAGACGGAGTTCATCAGCCTGCTGGTGAAACGCTACGAGGAGAACGGCCAGAGGAAGCTCCCGCTCAAGTTCAACAACAT GCTGGAGTTCAAGGTGAAGAAGGGGGGCTGGGGTCCGTTCGGGGGGGCGGGCTCCAGGCAGGTCCACTTCCAGGTTGGGGGGGGCGACGAGGTGGTCCTGAAGCCCAGCGGGAAGGTCCTGAATGTCAGCATCGGGCCCGGGCTGCCCAAGAGCTCca GGCCAACTCGAAGGGACAACCGCAAGAGCCGTTACCTCGGCAACCAGCCCCCCGCCGCAAGACAGCACCCAGCGG actccaGGTCGGCGCCCCAGTCCGGACGGGGCGGGGGCCGGGGCCAGAGGGCGGGGTCCCTGATGCGGCAGCAGTCCTCCATGGAGCAGCCCACCCTGCCGCGCCTGCAGGGGGGGCAGCGGAGCGCCCAGCGGGCCCCCCGCCAGCAGGACCCCCGCCAGCAGGACATGGGCTTCATGGGCGTCCCCGACCAGGGCGTGGCCGG gctgGAGCGTAGGCGGTCTAAGGAGGTGAAGCCCCTCCCGGGGTCGGGGCGACCAAAGCCCGCCCCCAAGCCGCGCCCTCGCACGCCCCACTGCAAGGCGCTGTACGCCTACGACGCCCAGGACACGGACGAGCTCAGCTTCAACGCCGACGATGTCATCGAGATCCTCACCgaag acgTGTCCGGCTGGTGGTTTGGTCGTCTGAGGGGGAAAGAAGGGATGTTTCCTGGTAACTACGTGGAGAAGATTTAG
- the prune gene encoding LOW QUALITY PROTEIN: exopolyphosphatase PRUNE1 (The sequence of the model RefSeq protein was modified relative to this genomic sequence to represent the inferred CDS: inserted 2 bases in 1 codon), whose protein sequence is METFLSSCHEALQQANSGDGGQGVHVVLGNEACDMDSMVSVMAYAYFLSKTLGSSRPVLPLLNVPRSEFPLRTDNVFLLRQAGVPQELLLFREQLDLLQLQRDGRLTLTLVDLNVLPSSDRDLEGAVVEVIDHRLLEREPSASCLVTVEMVGSCTTLVTERILQKAPEVLDPQLALLLYGTIVMDCVNMAPEAGKVTPKDSQYAAQLEARFPGLPPRGALFQSLQNARFDVSGLSTEQMLLKDMKVLTGGELQLAVSVIYLTLEVFLERDKLEDDMSAFCVKHGYNMLLAMTISFTDKQPFRQLAIFSHSALCREEMSQALEKSRNPALSLCPISSPHSHIKAYLQGNTQASRKKLLPIIKDFLREQEQDGGRDEGGXEGEEEEEEDTQFPPTPMNSLVEGCPLDNGLPRISAQALEEKFSKMSARQERAQSP, encoded by the exons ATGGAGACGTTTCTCTCGAGCTGTCATGAAGCGCTTCAGCAG GCAAACAGTGGCGACGGGGGCCAGGGGGTCCACGTCGTCCTGGGCAACGAGGCGTGTGACATGGACTCGATGGTGTCCGTGATGGCGTACGCCTACTTCCTGTCCAAG ACGCTGGGCTCCAGCAGGCCGGTCCTGCCGCTCCTCAACGTCCCGCGGTCGGAGTTCCCGCTGCGGACGGACAACGTGTTCCTGCTGCGGCAGGCCGGCGTTCCCCAGGAGCTGCTGCTCTTCAGGGAGCAGCTGGACCTCCTGCAGCTGCAGAGGGACGgacgcctcaccctcaccctggtgGACCTCAACGTCCTGCCCAG TTCCGACCGGGACCTggagggggcggtggtggaggtgatcgACCACCGCCTCCTAGAGCGGGAGCCCTCCGCCTCCTGCCTGGTCACCGTGGAGATGGTGGGCTCCTGCACTACCTTGGTGACGGAGCGCATCCTCCAGAAGGCCCCGGAGGTCCTGGACCCCCAGCTAGCTCTGCTGCTCTACG GTACGATCGTGATGGACTGTGTGAACATGGCCCCGGAGGCGGGGAAGGTGACTCCTAAAGACAGTCAGTACGCCGCCCAGCTGGAGGCGCGCTTCCCCGGCCTGCCACCAAGGGGCGCCCTCTTCCAGTCGCTGCAGAACGCTCGCTTCGACGTCTCCG gtctGTCCACTGAGCAGATGCTGTTGAAGGACATGAAGGTACTCACCGGGGGAGAGCTGCAGCTGGCCGTGTCCGTCATCTACCTCACCCTGGag GTGTTCCTGGAGAGAGACAAGCTGGAGGACGATATGTCCGCCTTCTGCGTGAAGCACGGCTACAACATGCTGCTGGCCATGACCATCTCCTTCACGGACAAGCAGCCCTTCAGACAGCTGGCCATCTTCAGCCACAGCGCCCTCTGCAGGGAGGAG ATGAGCCAGGCCTTGGAGAAGTCACGTAACCccgccctgtctctctgtccaatCAGCAGCCCCCATTCCCACATCAAGGCGTACCTGCAAG GCAACACACAGGCCTCGCGCAAGAAGCTGCTGCCCATCATCAAGGACTTCCTGAGGGAGCAGGAACAAGATGGCGGCCgggacgagggggg ggagggggaggaggaggaggaggaggacactcAGTTCCCGCCCACCCCCATGAACAGTCTGGTGGAGGGCTGTCCCCTTGACAACGGGCTGCCCAGGATCAGTGCCCAGGCGCTGGAGGAGAAGTTCAGCAAGATGTCGGCAAGACAGGAGCGAGCCCAGAGCCCCTGA